One window of Cygnus atratus isolate AKBS03 ecotype Queensland, Australia chromosome 17, CAtr_DNAZoo_HiC_assembly, whole genome shotgun sequence genomic DNA carries:
- the LOC118252921 gene encoding uncharacterized protein LOC118252921, with product MALTLVLLPLLLLPWGSGTLGCLESQVVLVTEGEPVVMECPFRKQTGSGKPFYEFIWSHRNELRRILQFRMTRSNASCAHRSEGHFSGTVDFERSVSFLNISEVLMNDTGPYLCYVKTGSSNPTKKVTHLLVRGRQPWAASGGLSFSVPQGGEVTLDCDFPANLTRNFTNLFWLHEQDQSPPRLVAWHLTSSFQNNSGSIGSRFQSIFDLENHQSRLTITGLEEEDGGWYQCEGLGELSGRQRGTRTNLVVKGSSAVLLVALGSVAFAVMALCLYFLYKHRIQLRRRRTLQDASDPCCRPAEDGVRQPAGREAVSVSTGSMAEYSLLTFPGRNAAAGVRGQR from the exons ATGGCGCTCACCCTCGtcctcctgccactgctgctcctgccctggg GTTCAGGGACTCTTGGATGTCTTGAGAGTCAAGTGGTTCTTGTGACTGAAGGGGAGCCTGTGGTTATGGAGTGTCCTTTCCGCAAGCAAACTGGCAGTGGTAAGCCCTTCTATGAGTTCATCTGGAGCCACAGGAACGAGTTAAGAAGGATCCTGCAGTTTAGGATGACACGGTCCAATGCCTCCTGTGCGCATCGCAGCGAAGGTCACTTCAGCGGCACTGTGGATTTTGAAAGGAGCGTGAGCTTTCTCAACATCTCAGAAGTGCTTATGAATGACACTGGCCCTTACCTCTGCTATGTGAAGACAGGGAGCAGCAACCCCACCAAAAAGGTGACTCACCTGCTCGTTAGAG GTCGGCAGCCGTGGGCAGCCTCTGGGGGCCTCAGCTTCTCTGTACCTCAAGGAGGCGAAGTCACCTTGGACTGTGATTTCCCTGCCAACCTGACCAGGAACTTCACCAACCTCTTTTGGCTGCACGAGCAAGACCAGAGCCCACCCCGACTCGTAGCATGGCACCTCACATCCAGTTTCCAGAACAATAGCGGCAGCATTGGGAGTCGTTTCCAGAGCATATTTGATCTGGAAAATCACCAGAGCCGTCTCACCATTACTGGGCTGGAAGAGGAGGACGGTGGCTGGTACCAGTGTGAGGGCCTGGGAGAGCTTTCAGGCAGGCAGAGAGGGACGAGAACCAACCTTGTTGTGAAAG GCTCCTCGGCTGTCCTGCTGGTTGCTTTGGGGAGTGTTGCGTTTGCCGTCATGGCTCTGTGCTTGTACTTTCTGT ACAAGCATCGCATCCAGCTGAGGAGACGGCGCACCTTGCAGGACGCATCGGATCCCTGCTGCAGGCCCGCAGAGGACGGCGTGAGGCAGCCCGCAGGCAGGGAAGCTGTCAGTGTCAGCACTGGCAGCATGGCAGAGTACAGC CTCCTCACTTTCCCGGGAAGGAATGCCGCTGCAGGGGTCCGGGGACAACGATGA
- the VPREB3 gene encoding pre-B lymphocyte protein 3 has product MALGFVVLLLVGTAGTACKAQQVLTQPTTVLVLPGQTARLSCTLSPQYNITDFGITWYQQRPGQALRYLLYYNSEHDNHKPARIPDRFFATKDLARNACILTITDAQEEDNGRYYCSLSSTNSWL; this is encoded by the exons ATGGCCCTGGGCTTCGTGGTCCTACTGctggtggggacagcagggacag CCTGCAAGGCTCAGCAGGTGCTGACCCAGCCGACCAccgtgctggtgctgcccgGGCAGACCGCCCGGCTGTCCTGCACCCTCAGCCCCCAGTACAACATCACCGACTTCGGCATCACCTGGTACCAGCAGCGCCCGGGGCAGGCCCTCAGGTACCTGCTCTACTACAACTCGGAGCACGACAACCACAAACCCGCCAGGATTCCTGACCGCTTCTTCGCTACCAAAGACCTTGCCCGCAACGCCTGCATCCTCACCATCACGGACGCCCAGGAGGAAGACAACGGCAGATATTACTGCTCGCTGTCCTCCACCAACAGCTGGCTGTAG
- the LOC118252919 gene encoding vacuolar protein sorting-associated protein 29-like, with product MLVLVLGDLHIPHRCSGLPVKFKNLLVPGKIQHILCTGNLCTKESYDYLRTLAGDIHVVRGDSESLNYPEQKVVTVGQFRIGLIHGHQVIPWGDVASLALLQRQLDVDILISGHTHKFEAFEHENKFYINPGSATGAYSALETNIIPSFVLMDIQASTVVTYVYQLIEDDVKVERIEFKKY from the exons ATG CTGGTGTTAGTACTCGGGGACCTTCACATCCCGCACCGATGCAGCGGTCTGCCCGTGAAGTTCAAGAACCTGCTGGTTCCAGGAAAAATCCAGCACATCTTGTGCACGGGAAACCTCTGCACCAAGGAGAGCTATGACTACCTCAGAACTTTGGCTGGGGACATTCATGTTGTTAGGGGGGACTCTGAG AGTCTGAATTATCCTGAACAGAAGGTTGTAACTGTTGGGCAGTTCAGAATTGGGTTGATTCACGGCCATCAGGTTATTCCCTGGGGTGATGTGGCCAGCCTGGCACTGCTACAGAGGCAGCTGGATGTGGACATTCTCATCtcaggacacacacacaaatttgaAGCATTTGAACACGAAAATAAGTTCTACATCAACCCAGGGTCAGCTACAGGAGCCTACAGTGCTTTAGAAAC GAACATTATCCCTTCATTTGTACTGATGGATATCCAGGCTTCCACGGTTGTGACCTATGTATACCAACTAATTGAGGATGATGTGAAAGTGGAAAGGATTGAGTTCAAGAAATACTGA
- the LOC126913515 gene encoding immunoglobulin lambda-1 light chain-like: MVQAVRTQPASKLANPGDTVQITCSGSSSGYGWFQQKAPGSDLVTVIYNNNQRPSGIPSRFSGSKSGSTATLTITGVQAEDEAVYYCGGYDSSWSSLVQAAVSQLASKLANLGDTVQITCSRGSAASSGKYWYSWYQQKTPGSASVTVIYSDNKRPSGIPSRFSGSTSGSTNTLTITGVQAEDEAVYYCGSLVQAAITQPASKSVNPGDTVQITCSGSSGSYGWYQQKTPGTVPVTVIYDNTKRPSGIPS, encoded by the exons ATGGTCCAGGCAGTGCGGACTCAGCCAGCCTCGAAGCTGGCAAACCCAGGAGACACCGTGCAGATCACCTGCTCCGGGAGTAGCAGTGGCTATGGCTGGTTCCAGCAGAAGGCCCCTGGCAGTGACCTTGTCACCGTGATCTACAACAACAACCAGAGACCCTCAGGCATCCCTTCACGATTCTCTGGTTCCAAATCTGGCTCCACAGCCACGTTAACCATCACTGGGGTCCAAGCCGAGGACGAGGCCGTCTATTACTGTGGTGGCTACGACAGCAGCTGGA gcTCCCTGGTCCAGGCAGCAGTGTCTCAGCTGGCCTCGAAGTTGGCGAACCTGGGAGACACCGTGCAGATCACCTGCTCCAGGGGTAGCGCTGCCAGCAGTGGCAAATATTGGTACAGCTGGTACCAGCAGAAGACCCCTGGCAGTGCCTCTGTCACCGTGATCTATAGTGACAACAAGAGACCCTCGGGCATCCCTTCACGATTCTCTGGTTCCACATCTGGCTCCACAAACACATTAACCATCACCGGTGTCCAAGCTGAGGACGAGGCCGTCTATTACTGTG gtTCCCTGGTCCAGGCAGCGATTACTCAGCCGGCCTCAAAGTCGGTGAACCCGGGAGACACCGTGCAGATCACCTGCTCTGGGAGCAGCGGTAGCTATGGCTGGTACCAGCAGAAGACCCCTGGCACTGTCCCTGTCACCGTGATCTATGACAACACCAAGAGACCCTCGGGCATCCCTTCGTGA